The Syntrophorhabdales bacterium genomic sequence ATCGATGCCCAGATAGATGCCATGGCCGACTATCTCCACAAGGGCATACAGAAGATCAGGCACATCAACGCCATTGTGATTGCCGTTGTCGAGGGGCTTGCCTTTGGAGCAGGTCTCAGTCTGTCGCTTGCGTGCGATCTCACTGTGGCCGAAACAAAGGCGATCATGAACATGGCATACCGCAGGATAGGTCTCTCGCCCGATGGTGGAGGCAGCCTGTTTCTGTCCAGACTGGTCGGCGCAAAAAAGTTCAACGAGCTTTATCTCCTGTCGCGGAACATAGAGATGCAAGAAGCCATGGAGCTTGACCTCGTGAATTTCGTGTTCGACGATGCCGAACTCGATGCGAAGCTCGCAACGCTGGTGCGTGATCTTAAGGCGCTCCCTTTCGATTCCATTAGCAGGTTCAAAGAACTGACGAATCTCTCACTCTTTTCCGGCCTTGGCACGCATTTGGACAAGGAGCGGCGGTTCGTTGCAGAGCTGGGCATGCAACCGGCATTCAAGCAGAGACTGGACGCAATATTGAAGAGATAGGGCCTGCATGAAAGGCACCTATTTTTTCGCGATACTCGCGTACGTATTTCTGCTCTGGCTGACCGGCTTCCTCGTGACGAAGAGGTCCCGCTCCAGTGAAGCCTACCTCGTTGCATCGCGAAGCCTGTCAGTACCTCTAGTTTCGGTGCTCATCGCAGGCACCTGGCTCGGCGGAGTTTCCGTCGTGGGAATGGCGCAGGGTGCCTATATTCACGGCATCAGCGCTCTCTGGTTCCAGGCAGGTATTTGGGTTGCCATGTTTATAACCGCCCTGCTCTTTGAAAAGATCATCCAGGGAAGAACAACCTATTCCATTATCGACATTGTGGGAAGTCTCTACGGGAAGAGAACGGCTCAGCTCGCGGGCTTGCTCCAATTCGTCTTCATGGTATGGGTGATAACCATGAATATTGTAGGCGGCGGCGCAATTCTTTCGTTTATTCTGAAGGATTACCTTAGCTTTGGACAGGGCATGCTGCTGACCGCCATTGTTTTTACGCTCTACAATGCTGCAGGTGGCTTTGTCGCAACC encodes the following:
- a CDS encoding enoyl-CoA hydratase-related protein, producing MDVVLETFADGVFTITLNRPEKKNAMSLELLKGLSESLARAEAQGAAVVVLRGAGKTFCAGGDILEFRQSERIDAQIDAMADYLHKGIQKIRHINAIVIAVVEGLAFGAGLSLSLACDLTVAETKAIMNMAYRRIGLSPDGGGSLFLSRLVGAKKFNELYLLSRNIEMQEAMELDLVNFVFDDAELDAKLATLVRDLKALPFDSISRFKELTNLSLFSGLGTHLDKERRFVAELGMQPAFKQRLDAILKR